The Flavobacteriaceae bacterium 3519-10 genome includes a window with the following:
- a CDS encoding Carbamoyl-phosphate synthase large chain: protein MKRTDIKTILVIGSGPIIIGQAAEFDYAGTQACLSLREEGYKVILINSNPATIMTDVEIADKVYIEPISLQFVSHIIRKERPDALLPTLGGQTGLNMAVELQNSGILDECKVEVLGTKLSAINQAEDRDLFRELMRELNEPVPDSDIVNTVQGALEFAERIGYPVIVRPAFTMGGTGGGIAHNDEELKEIASFGLKYSPVTQCLIEKSIAGFKEIEYEVMRDKNDNAIVVCNMENIDPVGVHTGDSIVVAPSQTLSDREYQMLRNSSLKIIRALGIEGGCNVQLALDPHSFDYYIIEVNPRVSRSSALASKATGYPIAKIAAKIAVGLTLDEIMNPVTGKTYACFEPALDYVVTKFPRFPFDKFETADRRLSTQMKATGEVMAIGRNFEESLQKAIRSLETGLRHIGLKTKQAEALTDEEIERRIRVCDDERLFIIGDALRRGYDWEKIVEWSKIDKFFIWKIKKLIDFEKVITQNKFNTDILLKAKKLGFADLSIAHLWDSTQKEIFEFRRSNNLMPVYKMVDTCAAEFESETPYFYGTYEEENESIPSDREKIIVLGSGPIRIGQGVEFDYATVHSVWAIKELGYEAIIINNNPETVSTDFSISDKLYFEPLTEEDVMNIIELEKPKGVVVQFGGQTAINLADKLAAHGVQILGTSLEDLDRAENRNKFEAALQEMGIPQPLGKTCFTKEEALIIANEIGYPVLVRPSYVLGGRAMEIVYDDKDLSYYMTNAVKESSEHPILIDRYLTGREVEVDAISDGETVVIPGIMEHIERAGVHSGDSIAVYPPQNITPKQIETLVDYTERLAKGLNVIGLMNIQYVLSDGNVYVIEVNPRSSRTVPFLSKITEIPMANLATKAILGQKLKHLGYKNGLAPVKEGVYVKVPVFSFSKLTKVDISLGPEMKSTGEVMGKDTTLEKALYKGLIGSGRKMPLHGAILFTVADKDKEDACEVARRFQEIGFKIWATEGTANFFEERGVRTKIGYKIEENPEINLIDLIQTGKVQYIVNTMTKGKQSERDGFQIRRTSVENGVPCLTSMDTVEAILKVIESMSFKMEKM from the coding sequence ATGAAACGTACAGATATCAAGACCATCCTCGTTATTGGCTCCGGACCCATCATCATCGGGCAGGCAGCAGAATTTGATTATGCCGGCACACAGGCGTGTCTGTCTTTGCGGGAAGAAGGTTACAAAGTAATTTTAATCAATTCCAATCCGGCGACGATTATGACGGATGTTGAAATTGCCGACAAAGTTTATATTGAGCCCATTTCGCTTCAGTTTGTAAGTCATATCATCCGCAAAGAAAGGCCGGATGCGCTTTTGCCGACTTTGGGCGGACAAACGGGACTCAATATGGCCGTAGAATTACAGAATTCCGGGATTTTGGATGAATGTAAAGTTGAAGTGCTGGGCACAAAACTTTCAGCGATCAACCAGGCTGAAGACCGCGATCTTTTCCGCGAACTTATGCGCGAACTCAACGAGCCTGTTCCGGATTCTGATATTGTAAATACAGTTCAGGGCGCGTTAGAATTTGCGGAAAGAATTGGTTATCCGGTGATTGTTCGCCCCGCCTTTACGATGGGTGGAACCGGTGGTGGAATTGCCCATAATGATGAAGAACTAAAGGAAATTGCAAGTTTTGGACTTAAATATTCGCCTGTAACCCAGTGTCTGATTGAGAAATCAATCGCCGGTTTCAAAGAGATTGAATACGAAGTGATGCGCGACAAAAACGATAATGCGATCGTTGTCTGCAACATGGAAAATATCGATCCGGTCGGCGTTCACACCGGAGATTCCATCGTAGTGGCACCTTCACAGACTTTATCGGACCGTGAATATCAAATGTTGAGGAATTCTTCATTAAAAATCATCCGCGCACTTGGTATTGAAGGCGGCTGTAACGTGCAGCTGGCTTTGGATCCTCACTCATTCGATTATTATATTATTGAAGTAAATCCAAGGGTTTCGCGTTCGTCAGCTCTCGCAAGTAAAGCAACCGGTTATCCAATCGCGAAAATTGCGGCAAAAATCGCGGTAGGTTTAACTCTGGATGAGATCATGAATCCTGTTACAGGAAAAACGTACGCGTGTTTCGAACCTGCTTTGGATTATGTCGTGACTAAATTTCCGCGTTTCCCGTTTGATAAGTTTGAAACCGCAGACCGCAGACTTTCAACCCAAATGAAAGCTACAGGCGAAGTGATGGCGATCGGAAGAAATTTCGAAGAATCGTTACAGAAAGCCATCCGGTCCCTCGAAACGGGTTTAAGACATATCGGCCTTAAAACCAAACAGGCAGAAGCATTAACCGACGAAGAAATTGAAAGGAGAATCCGTGTATGCGACGACGAACGCCTTTTCATCATCGGTGATGCCTTAAGAAGAGGTTACGACTGGGAAAAGATTGTGGAGTGGAGCAAAATTGATAAATTTTTCATCTGGAAAATCAAGAAGCTGATCGATTTTGAAAAAGTAATTACTCAGAATAAATTCAATACAGACATATTGTTGAAAGCCAAAAAACTCGGCTTTGCAGATCTCAGTATCGCGCATTTATGGGATTCAACGCAGAAAGAAATCTTCGAATTCAGAAGAAGTAACAACCTGATGCCGGTCTACAAAATGGTAGATACCTGCGCGGCGGAATTCGAAAGCGAAACCCCTTATTTCTACGGAACCTACGAAGAAGAGAATGAAAGTATACCGTCAGACCGCGAAAAAATCATCGTCCTCGGTTCAGGCCCGATCAGAATCGGGCAGGGCGTGGAGTTCGATTACGCGACTGTTCACTCGGTCTGGGCGATTAAAGAACTTGGTTACGAAGCGATTATCATCAACAATAATCCCGAAACAGTTTCTACCGATTTTTCAATTTCAGATAAGCTTTATTTCGAACCTCTGACAGAAGAAGATGTAATGAACATCATCGAACTCGAAAAGCCAAAAGGCGTGGTGGTGCAGTTTGGGGGCCAGACGGCGATTAATTTAGCGGATAAACTGGCTGCTCATGGCGTTCAGATTCTCGGAACTTCTCTCGAAGATTTAGACCGCGCTGAAAACCGTAATAAATTTGAAGCTGCACTTCAGGAAATGGGAATTCCACAGCCGCTAGGAAAAACCTGCTTTACCAAAGAAGAAGCATTAATTATCGCGAACGAGATCGGCTATCCGGTATTGGTGCGTCCAAGTTACGTGTTGGGCGGGCGTGCGATGGAAATTGTGTACGACGACAAAGATCTCAGCTATTATATGACCAACGCGGTGAAAGAAAGTTCAGAGCACCCGATCCTTATTGACCGTTATTTAACAGGCCGGGAAGTGGAAGTGGATGCAATTTCTGACGGTGAAACGGTTGTGATTCCGGGAATTATGGAGCATATCGAGAGAGCCGGAGTTCACTCGGGAGATTCAATTGCCGTGTATCCGCCGCAAAATATTACTCCGAAACAGATTGAAACGTTAGTCGACTATACCGAAAGATTGGCTAAAGGCTTGAATGTAATTGGTTTAATGAATATTCAGTACGTTCTTTCCGACGGAAACGTGTACGTCATAGAAGTGAATCCAAGATCGAGCAGAACGGTTCCGTTTCTTTCAAAAATCACTGAGATCCCGATGGCAAACCTCGCAACAAAAGCGATTTTAGGACAAAAACTGAAACATTTGGGTTACAAAAACGGATTGGCGCCTGTAAAAGAAGGTGTTTACGTGAAAGTTCCGGTATTCTCATTCTCAAAACTTACGAAAGTGGATATTTCCCTCGGGCCCGAAATGAAGTCTACCGGTGAAGTGATGGGCAAAGATACTACGCTCGAAAAAGCACTGTACAAAGGCCTGATCGGTTCCGGCAGAAAGATGCCGCTGCACGGAGCGATTCTGTTCACCGTTGCGGATAAGGACAAAGAGGACGCGTGCGAAGTCGCAAGACGTTTTCAGGAAATCGGGTTTAAGATCTGGGCAACAGAAGGCACTGCAAACTTTTTTGAAGAACGCGGCGTCCGGACAAAAATCGGTTATAAGATCGAGGAAAACCCTGAAATCAACCTTATTGACCTGATACAAACCGGAAAAGTGCAGTACATCGTAAATACCATGACTAAAGGAAAACAGTCCGAAAGAGACGGTTTCCAGATCCGCCGGACATCAGTGGAAAACGGCGTGCCGTGTCTGACTTCAATGGATACGGTAGAAGCTATTCTGAAAGTGATTGAGAGTATGAGTTTTAAGATGGAGAAGATGTAG
- a CDS encoding Oxidoreductase, producing MTKTCYNNPREQKYPTVPCHFTQTGMSNVYKILLTNCKNMKFKLFFLLLSSIFLYSQTIIQGVVKNEENKNLSYCAIGIKDTNIGAISNEDGFYKITIPEELRDHTVIFKADGYLERSAKVAELNANPNIYLKLKSSNIHEVVLTAKKLKEKIIGEKSRPVLTFSKMFDKNVPTIEQGNIFDIYKKTKLKDFSFHIIPSSKFEQITLKLNIYDLKNSLPNQSILSENIIYKTSSTGWQTIDLSKYKLLFHNLDQIAVTLQLVDSKPLNDTDFVFGISAKKSLSKNLVFRYHSQSKWEKSDGTFLTNLTVGYDKKGIPITDNNSDEHHTESEIEEKLISFYKGREQGLKTIYGKNPDGKYITLDDAKIYYEEYGSGEPLILLEGNNGLISDFYNQIPFLSKQFRVIAMDTRAQGKSSDFAKDDYGYEKLADDLLQIVEVLKLEKVNIVGWSDGGITGLIFNSKNPGLVHKLVTIGANTHPDGVNEELLKSIKKRHHSTTDEKEKRRLNLMINYPNITLEDLNKIKNPVLVIAGDDDEIKLEHTEQLAKMIENSQLEIIEKSTHNVPFDQPEILNNLLVNFLENKKNGR from the coding sequence TTGACAAAGACCTGTTATAATAATCCCCGCGAACAGAAATACCCAACCGTTCCCTGCCATTTTACCCAAACCGGTATGAGTAACGTTTACAAAATTTTATTGACCAATTGTAAAAACATGAAATTTAAATTATTTTTTCTTTTACTGTCAAGTATTTTTCTTTATTCCCAAACAATCATTCAGGGTGTCGTAAAAAACGAAGAAAACAAAAACTTATCATACTGCGCAATTGGAATTAAAGACACTAATATTGGAGCAATTTCCAATGAAGATGGATTTTATAAAATTACCATTCCTGAAGAATTGCGTGACCATACCGTTATTTTTAAAGCAGATGGATATTTGGAGAGAAGTGCTAAAGTTGCAGAATTAAATGCAAATCCTAATATATATCTAAAACTTAAATCCTCAAACATTCACGAAGTTGTTTTAACTGCAAAAAAATTAAAAGAAAAAATTATCGGAGAGAAATCTCGTCCTGTGTTAACTTTTTCTAAAATGTTCGACAAAAATGTTCCGACCATAGAGCAGGGCAATATTTTTGACATTTATAAAAAAACCAAGTTAAAGGATTTTAGTTTTCATATTATTCCAAGTTCAAAATTTGAGCAGATCACTTTGAAATTAAATATCTATGATTTAAAAAATTCATTGCCAAACCAGTCAATTTTGAGCGAAAACATTATCTATAAAACTTCTTCAACCGGCTGGCAAACAATAGATTTATCCAAATATAAATTACTGTTCCATAATTTAGATCAGATTGCGGTTACATTGCAACTGGTAGACTCTAAACCTTTAAATGATACAGATTTTGTCTTTGGAATTTCAGCAAAAAAATCCCTTTCAAAAAATCTGGTTTTTAGGTATCATAGTCAATCAAAATGGGAAAAAAGTGATGGCACATTTTTAACAAATCTTACAGTAGGTTATGACAAAAAAGGAATCCCTATTACTGATAATAATAGTGATGAACACCATACTGAAAGTGAAATTGAAGAAAAACTTATTAGTTTCTATAAAGGAAGAGAACAAGGTTTGAAAACAATTTACGGTAAAAATCCTGACGGAAAATATATCACTCTTGATGATGCCAAAATCTATTATGAGGAATATGGAAGCGGAGAACCTTTAATTTTATTGGAGGGGAATAATGGGTTGATTTCTGATTTTTATAACCAGATTCCTTTTCTCTCAAAGCAATTTCGTGTGATTGCTATGGATACCCGGGCACAGGGGAAAAGTTCAGACTTTGCCAAAGATGACTACGGTTACGAGAAACTTGCAGATGATTTACTGCAAATTGTAGAAGTACTTAAATTGGAAAAAGTAAATATTGTTGGTTGGAGTGATGGTGGAATTACGGGTTTGATTTTTAATTCAAAAAATCCTGGACTTGTACATAAACTGGTTACCATTGGGGCAAATACACATCCTGACGGAGTAAATGAAGAATTATTAAAATCGATCAAAAAAAGGCATCATAGTACAACTGATGAAAAAGAAAAAAGAAGACTGAATTTAATGATCAATTATCCAAATATTACATTAGAGGATTTAAATAAAATAAAAAATCCCGTATTAGTAATTGCAGGTGATGATGACGAAATAAAATTAGAACATACCGAACAACTTGCTAAAATGATTGAAAATTCACAATTAGAAATTATTGAAAAAAGCACACATAATGTTCCGTTTGACCAACCTGAAATCTTGAATAATTTACTCGTGAATTTCCTCGAAAATAAAAAAAACGGCAGATAA
- a CDS encoding transposase, translating to MKDCPILTVFENTGIYSNPLARFLHENGWHYAEVSALEIKRSKGLSRGKSDRVNARQIALYGLRNRDKTVLSSGPETLHQQLKILNTEREKILSAINSFSRTSEAEDFLRREVYRVVKAIIRQTMSALKKQLAALDEKIGQLIRSDEDLKHKQELLKSIPGIGEIGSIYFLLVTKGFTRFKNWRKFACYCGIAPFEYSSGTSIRGRNRVNPLADKKMKSLLHLLSLTSIRHDEELKLYYNRKKEEGKHSLLALNNVKCKLVSRIFAVIKRDTPYVKTHQYYS from the coding sequence GTGAAGGATTGTCCGATTCTGACAGTGTTTGAAAATACCGGGATTTATTCCAATCCCTTAGCTCGCTTTTTACACGAAAACGGATGGCATTATGCGGAAGTATCCGCATTGGAAATCAAGCGTTCCAAAGGTCTTTCCCGAGGCAAGAGCGACCGTGTTAATGCCAGGCAGATTGCACTGTATGGCTTGAGAAACCGTGATAAAACTGTGCTTAGTTCAGGTCCGGAAACACTCCACCAGCAATTAAAGATTCTAAATACGGAACGCGAAAAAATACTTTCTGCCATCAACAGCTTTTCCCGGACTTCGGAGGCGGAGGATTTTCTGCGACGTGAGGTGTACAGGGTGGTCAAAGCCATCATCAGGCAGACCATGAGCGCTCTGAAGAAGCAGCTGGCCGCTCTGGATGAAAAGATTGGTCAGCTGATCCGCAGTGATGAAGATTTAAAGCATAAACAGGAACTTTTAAAAAGCATTCCCGGTATTGGCGAAATCGGATCGATTTATTTCTTGCTCGTAACGAAAGGATTTACCCGTTTCAAAAACTGGAGAAAATTCGCATGTTATTGTGGGATTGCTCCCTTTGAGTACAGTTCGGGTACCAGCATTCGGGGGCGGAACCGCGTCAATCCTTTGGCCGACAAAAAGATGAAGTCGCTGCTGCATCTGCTTTCGCTTACCTCCATCCGTCACGATGAGGAACTCAAGCTGTACTATAACCGCAAGAAAGAAGAGGGCAAACATAGCCTTTTGGCACTGAACAATGTGAAATGTAAATTGGTAAGCAGAATATTTGCGGTTATCAAAAGAGATACGCCTTACGTGAAAACCCACCAATACTACTCCTGA
- a CDS encoding adenine specific DNA methyltransferase: protein MTIQQYIDNLNRLYQTGNAREHSYRGDLQNLLSTLLPEILVTNEPARIECGAPDYVLTRGTNHIPVGYIEAKDIGVKLDSKVLNEQFDRYRLGLSNLIITDYLTFEFYRDGEKYKTVIIAGNIEGKIVSRPENFPEFESLIKNFVQTVSQTIKNPQRLAEMLAGKARLMADIIEKSLNADDEHESSSELKNQMTTFKNMLIHNIDNKAFSDIYAQTIAYGMFAARYNDPTLETFSRLEAANLIPKSNPFLRKLFQDIAGFDLDDRLVWIVEELVQIFLATDVEKIMKNFGKATKMEDPIIHFYETFLAQYDKNLRKVRGVWYTPQPIVNFIVRAVDDILKDEFNLQQGLADTSKTKIKVDSQIPDARSATGFRLVEKEVHRVQILDPATGTGTFLAETVKHIHSKFKGMEGMWSKYVKNDLIPRLNGFELLMASYAMAHLKMDMLLKETGYKSDDEQRFRIFLTNSLEEAHPDSGTLFSSWLSDESTQANKIKKETPVMVVMGNPPYSGESANKGKWIMDLMEDYKKEPGGKEKLKERNPKWINDDYVKFIRFAQYFINKNGTGILAFINPHGFLDNPTFRGMRWNLLKEFDKIYTIDLHGNLKKKEISPDGSIDQNVFDIMQGVSVNLFVKTGNKKENELGQVLHYDLFGKRDFKYQFLNENNISTIPFNLLQNTAPNYFMVQKDFGVQKEYDHGFKINDLFFLNSLGLTTARDHFTIHNSKQAVEKVINEFLLLDDETARTKFRLGADVRDWQINFAKKDLNKNYPDQGSFEEVAYRPFDTKWTYFTGNSKGFHCFPRSEVMNNLKFPNLGLSLIKRARSDSFNTPVISNKITDKGISSSLDNAYVFPLYLYNEISSQTTTEETPSRVPNLNMEIVKQIGEQLNLYFSPERPDYSKQTEETNQFYPEDILDYIYAVLHSPKYRETYKEFLKIDFPRVPYPTDPKQFWKLVELGTQLRELHLLESEKVNDFISSYPEDGSNIVEKLIYKDGKVYINKTQYFDNVPEVAWNFYIGDYQPAQKWLKDRKDRELSYEDIVHYNRMIVALTETDRLMREIDNIFKI from the coding sequence ATGACCATTCAACAGTATATTGATAATCTTAACAGATTATACCAAACAGGCAACGCACGTGAACATTCATATAGAGGTGATTTACAAAATCTTCTGTCGACTTTGCTTCCCGAAATTTTAGTGACCAATGAGCCTGCCAGAATTGAGTGCGGAGCACCTGATTATGTATTGACCAGAGGTACAAACCATATTCCAGTCGGCTATATTGAAGCCAAGGATATTGGCGTTAAACTCGATTCTAAGGTACTGAACGAACAGTTTGATCGATACAGGCTTGGACTGAGTAATCTGATTATTACTGATTATCTGACATTCGAATTTTACCGCGACGGTGAGAAATATAAAACGGTGATAATTGCAGGCAATATTGAGGGCAAGATCGTCAGCCGGCCGGAAAATTTTCCCGAGTTTGAAAGTTTAATCAAAAACTTTGTCCAGACGGTTTCACAAACTATAAAGAATCCACAACGCCTGGCAGAAATGCTGGCCGGCAAAGCGAGACTGATGGCGGATATTATTGAAAAGTCACTGAACGCTGATGATGAACATGAAAGCAGTTCTGAACTGAAAAATCAGATGACTACTTTCAAAAACATGCTGATTCATAATATCGACAATAAAGCATTTTCTGATATTTATGCGCAGACCATCGCTTACGGTATGTTTGCGGCCCGCTACAACGACCCAACCCTGGAAACGTTTTCGCGGCTGGAAGCAGCAAACCTGATTCCTAAATCCAATCCTTTTCTCAGAAAGCTGTTTCAGGATATTGCCGGGTTTGATTTGGACGACCGGTTGGTATGGATCGTCGAAGAACTGGTGCAGATATTTTTGGCGACAGATGTTGAAAAGATTATGAAAAACTTCGGCAAGGCCACCAAAATGGAAGATCCAATCATTCATTTTTATGAGACTTTCCTGGCACAATATGACAAAAATCTTCGCAAGGTTCGGGGTGTTTGGTACACGCCGCAACCCATAGTAAATTTTATAGTAAGAGCAGTAGATGATATTCTGAAAGACGAATTCAATTTACAACAGGGACTTGCAGATACATCTAAAACGAAAATTAAAGTAGATTCTCAGATTCCTGATGCACGTTCCGCGACTGGATTCCGATTGGTTGAAAAGGAAGTTCACCGGGTTCAGATTCTAGATCCTGCTACCGGCACAGGAACTTTCCTAGCTGAAACGGTGAAACACATTCATTCCAAATTCAAAGGAATGGAGGGCATGTGGTCTAAATATGTAAAGAATGATCTGATCCCCAGGCTGAATGGTTTTGAACTTTTGATGGCTTCTTACGCGATGGCGCATCTCAAAATGGATATGCTGCTGAAAGAAACCGGTTATAAATCTGATGACGAACAGCGCTTCAGAATCTTCCTGACCAATTCCCTAGAAGAAGCGCATCCCGATTCCGGAACACTCTTCAGTTCCTGGCTCTCCGATGAAAGTACACAGGCCAATAAAATAAAAAAGGAAACGCCGGTGATGGTCGTCATGGGTAATCCTCCTTACAGCGGTGAAAGTGCCAATAAAGGGAAATGGATTATGGATTTAATGGAAGATTATAAAAAAGAACCCGGAGGAAAAGAAAAATTAAAAGAACGCAACCCTAAATGGATTAATGATGATTATGTGAAATTCATTCGATTCGCACAGTATTTCATCAACAAAAATGGAACAGGCATTTTAGCTTTTATAAACCCCCATGGCTTCCTGGATAACCCTACCTTCCGCGGAATGCGTTGGAATCTTTTAAAGGAATTCGACAAAATTTATACAATTGATTTGCACGGAAACTTAAAAAAGAAAGAAATATCTCCTGACGGTTCCATAGATCAGAATGTCTTCGATATTATGCAGGGGGTTTCTGTTAATCTATTTGTAAAAACCGGAAATAAAAAGGAGAACGAGTTAGGACAAGTTCTACATTATGATTTGTTTGGAAAGCGGGATTTTAAGTACCAATTTTTAAATGAAAATAACATCAGCACGATTCCTTTTAATTTATTGCAAAATACTGCACCGAATTATTTTATGGTGCAGAAAGATTTTGGGGTTCAGAAAGAATATGATCATGGCTTTAAGATTAATGATCTATTTTTTTTAAATAGCTTAGGATTAACGACAGCTCGTGACCATTTTACAATTCATAACAGCAAGCAGGCTGTTGAGAAAGTAATTAATGAATTTTTACTGTTAGATGATGAAACAGCAAGAACTAAATTTAGATTAGGTGCAGACGTTAGAGATTGGCAAATTAATTTTGCTAAGAAAGATTTAAATAAAAATTATCCAGACCAAGGTTCGTTCGAGGAAGTTGCCTATCGGCCATTTGATACAAAATGGACATATTTCACGGGTAATTCAAAGGGTTTTCATTGTTTCCCAAGATCTGAAGTGATGAACAATTTGAAATTTCCTAACTTAGGATTAAGTTTAATAAAAAGAGCAAGAAGCGACTCCTTTAACACCCCGGTAATTTCAAATAAAATTACGGATAAAGGCATCTCTTCATCACTTGATAATGCTTATGTTTTCCCGCTTTATCTCTATAACGAAATTTCTTCACAGACCACTACAGAAGAAACTCCATCCAGGGTTCCCAACCTCAATATGGAAATCGTTAAGCAAATTGGCGAACAACTGAACCTTTACTTTTCACCTGAACGTCCGGACTACAGTAAGCAAACTGAAGAAACAAACCAGTTTTATCCGGAAGATATTTTGGATTATATCTACGCAGTATTACACTCGCCAAAATACCGTGAAACCTACAAGGAGTTTTTAAAAATAGATTTTCCTAGGGTTCCTTATCCCACAGATCCGAAACAGTTTTGGAAATTAGTAGAATTGGGTACACAGCTCCGGGAGCTTCACCTGCTTGAATCCGAAAAAGTCAATGACTTCATAAGCTCATATCCGGAAGACGGCAGCAATATCGTTGAAAAGCTCATCTATAAAGACGGCAAAGTTTACATCAACAAAACCCAATATTTTGACAACGTCCCCGAAGTTGCCTGGAATTTCTATATCGGCGATTACCAACCCGCTCAGAAATGGCTCAAAGACCGCAAGGACAGAGAACTGTCGTATGAAGATATTGTGCATTATAATAGGATGATTGTGGCGCTGACGGAGACGGATAGGTTGATGAGGGAGATTGATAATATATTTAAAATATAG
- a CDS encoding Methylated-DNA--protein-cysteine methyltransferase, with the protein MELSTEIMYQASLDKNPDFEGVFWMGVKTTGIFCRPICRARKPKPENVEFFSSTKAAILKGYRPCKVCKPLENPDETPDYIQQILEELRENPAQKFKDYDLVKRGIEPSTMRRWFQKNHGMTFQAFQRMFRLNTAFKKLQQGENIIETAYDSGFESLSGFSESFKNIFGVSPKNSKTQQIIDLKRIETPVGTMYAAAVDEGICMLEFTDRKMLETEFKDLAKSLNATIVLGENRHFMVLEQELKLYFEGELTQFTVPLSPVGTQFQKSVWKILQQIPYGETWNYRRQAEVLGDVKKVRAVANANGMNKISIIIPCHRVIGTNGTLTGYGGGIWRKQKLLELEKAILL; encoded by the coding sequence ATGGAACTTTCAACCGAAATTATGTATCAGGCGTCACTCGACAAAAACCCCGATTTTGAGGGCGTTTTCTGGATGGGCGTAAAAACCACCGGAATATTCTGCCGCCCCATCTGTCGCGCAAGAAAACCAAAACCTGAAAATGTTGAGTTTTTTTCGTCCACCAAAGCAGCCATATTAAAAGGCTACCGGCCCTGCAAGGTCTGTAAACCACTTGAAAACCCTGATGAAACCCCTGACTATATCCAGCAGATCCTCGAAGAATTAAGAGAAAACCCCGCACAGAAATTTAAAGATTACGATCTTGTAAAGCGCGGAATTGAGCCCTCCACCATGCGCCGATGGTTTCAGAAAAACCACGGGATGACATTTCAGGCCTTCCAGCGAATGTTCAGACTCAACACCGCGTTCAAAAAACTTCAGCAGGGAGAAAATATCATAGAAACCGCCTACGACAGCGGCTTTGAAAGCCTCAGCGGTTTCAGCGAAAGCTTTAAAAACATCTTCGGTGTGTCGCCAAAGAACTCAAAAACGCAGCAAATCATCGATTTAAAACGGATTGAGACTCCTGTCGGTACGATGTACGCAGCGGCTGTAGATGAAGGAATCTGCATGCTCGAATTTACCGACCGTAAAATGCTCGAAACCGAATTCAAGGATCTCGCGAAATCACTAAATGCCACCATTGTTTTAGGTGAGAACCGCCATTTTATGGTACTCGAGCAGGAACTGAAACTGTATTTTGAAGGCGAACTCACTCAGTTCACTGTTCCGCTTTCACCGGTGGGCACGCAGTTTCAGAAAAGCGTATGGAAAATTCTTCAGCAAATTCCGTATGGTGAAACGTGGAATTACCGCAGACAGGCTGAAGTTTTAGGTGACGTGAAAAAAGTGCGTGCCGTGGCCAATGCAAATGGGATGAATAAAATTTCAATCATCATTCCCTGTCACCGCGTGATTGGTACGAACGGAACCTTAACCGGTTACGGTGGCGGCATCTGGCGCAAACAGAAACTCCTCGAACTTGAAAAAGCGATTCTTCTTTAA